Proteins from one Athalia rosae chromosome 8, iyAthRosa1.1, whole genome shotgun sequence genomic window:
- the LOC105687975 gene encoding uncharacterized protein LOC105687975 yields the protein MSVVRIEAPPKSGFGARKGNAEPATREQYLFLLEFFVHSISGDRLAKLNQMFFVPTSVCFRFLTFNDDGIEVTPVDPMFEPQAGIADDIEYFYSGRSVMFAIAEEVVLNKLSEFSVAMIVQKKMPDNIKPNVLVGVSYIDMSRQFSEIKFHLERCKEGQIPPPQTCENEYPLLFNGEQVGEITVYARLSAFGQTIVTEFDAPSVLGGEKQHTFYFRGDEIDEKTLAYKCRIISYSNMDICGDSSDDVTKSCPVCAPERYSCLPCGLEFGAIARPVTPACPHPDGPSIFEKPASYPPPIIGSGPIQSSRGGQPCGKAVVLKVSGLLDCGDDKQPTVTVVPESQATGPNNPPDSEHDVFILRIGKKGLVSAGEKSDLQLEMRTPKGPERRPPIRYETREMQTEADKGGKGKGKGKKKKGKK from the coding sequence ATGTCGGTGGTGCGAATCGAAGCGCCTCCGAAATCGGGTTTCGGAGCAAGAAAGGGAAACGCAGAACCTGCGACGCGGGAACAGTACCTGTTCCTGTTGGAATTTTTCGTGCACAGTATTTCGGGCGACAGACTCGCTAAATTGAATCAAATGTTTTTCGTCCCGACGAGCGTCTGCTTCAGATTTTTAACGTTCAACGACGACGGTATCGAGGTTACTCCGGTGGATCCGATGTTCGAACCGCAAGCCGGTATCGCCGAcgatatcgaatatttttactcAGGACGTTCCGTGATGTTCGCCATAGCCGAGGAGGtcgttttgaataaattgtcCGAATTTAGCGTAGCGATGATCGTCCAAAAGAAGATGCCGGATAACATAAAACCGAACGTTCTGGTAGGCGTCAGCTACATTGATATGAGTCGGCAATTTTCcgagataaaatttcaccTAGAACGATGCAAGGAGGGCCAGATACCACCTCCGCAGACATGCGAGAACGAGTACCCCCTACTTTTTAACGGCGAACAAGTCGGAGAGATAACGGTTTACGCGAGATTATCGGCGTTCGGGCAAACAATCGTTACGGAATTCGACGCCCCGTCCGTTCTCGGTGGAGAGAAGCAGCACACCTTTTACTTCAGAGGTGATGAAATCGATGAGAAAACTCTCGCCTACAAGTGCAGAATCATCAGTTACAGCAATATGGACATATGCGGGGATTCCAGCGACGACGTCACCAAATCCTGTCCCGTCTGCGCCCCCGAAAGATATTCCTGTCTTCCCTGCGGTTTGGAATTCGGAGCGATAGCGCGTCCCGTGACCCCCGCCTGCCCTCATCCGGACGgcccttcaatttttgaaaaaccagCTTCCTATCCCCCGCCGATTATCGGAAGCGGACCGATTCAGTCGAGTCGAGGAGGTCAGCCCTGCGGGAAGGCCGTTGTCCTCAAGGTTTCGGGACTCCTGGACTGCGGGGACGACAAACAGCCGACTGTCACGGTAGTTCCGGAATCTCAGGCTACTGGACCGAACAATCCTCCTGATTCCGAACACGATGTGTTCATATTGAGGATCGGAAAGAAGGGACTCGTTTCCGCCGGAGAAAAATCAGATCTACAACTGGAAATGAGGACGCCAAAAGGTCCGGAGAGACGTCCGCCGATCCGGTACGAAACCAGAGAGATGCAGACCGAAGCCGACAAGGGAGGAAAAGGGAAGGGAAAAggcaagaaaaagaaggggaaaaaatag
- the LOC105687977 gene encoding uncharacterized protein LOC105687977, translated as MEDQEQQLFLMEFVVDKVNIPSVRAMYDEILPSVTCVSFQVLNLPPINISQEASSDGCTCVGGDVQLFKKGKSCLFALPSIVVEKPLRAFPVTMSVYKKLPPGVLPDVMLIGTYQIQVKDLFNALLNKHIFEAGNPSRTMRDTFKIFTATGQNVGEVTVFIRVSCFGRKIVTQFQIPHNKKPYLFKGVANSPVYQCKKLPSGMAIPAPPSPPKCCCAREARAVSRGGGGEACPPKPCCPTYQASGTAFRSPRNYKPPDYGTISFDGASPPGLFAPSFGSPIRKCGCPIKDLEKSINCCNTK; from the exons ATGGAAGATCAGGAGCAGCAGCTTTTTTTGATGGAATTTGTCGTGGACAAGGTGAACATACCGTCGGTACGCGCGATGTACGATGAAATTCTTCCCTCTGTCACCTGCGTTTCGTTTCAA GTCCTGAATCTACCGCCGATAAATATCTCTCAGGAGGCATCGTCCGACGGTTGTACCTGCGTCGGCGGTGACGTCCAGCTCTTCAAAAAGGGAAAATCCTGTCTATTCGCCTTGCCGTCGATCGTGGTGGAAAAACCTCTTCGAGCTTTTCCGGTGACGATGTCGGTATACAAAAAACTACCCCCCGGTGTCCTTCCCGACGTAATGCTCATCGGTACCTACCAGATTCAAGTGAAGGATCTTTTCAACGCGCTACTCAACAAGCACATTTTTGAGGCTGGTAATCCCTCTCGCACCATGAGAGACACCTTCAAAATATTCACAGCGACTGGTCAGAACGTCGGCGAGGTTACCGTGTTCATAAGGGTTTCTTGTTTCGGGAGAAAAATCGTTACGCAATTTCAAATACCGCACAACAAGAAGCCCTATCTTTTCAAGGGCGTAGCGAACAGCCCCGTTTATCAATGTAAAAAGCTTCCATCCGGTATGGCCATACCGGCGCCACCTTCTCCCCCGAAATGTTGCTGCGCCAGAGAAGCTCGGGCTGTTTCAAGAGGTGGTGGAGGCGAGGCTTGTCCCCCGAAACCGTGTTGCCCGACATATCAGGCCTCGGGGACCGCTTTTCGATCACCGAGAAATTACAAACCCCCCGATTACGGAACGATATCCTTCGACGGCGCATCCCCTCCGGGACTCTTTGCTCCCTCTTTCGGCTCGCCGATTCGGAAGTGCGGATGTCCGATTAAAGATTTGGAGAAAAGTATCAACTGTTGCAACACGAAATGA
- the LOC125502087 gene encoding myosin light chain kinase, smooth muscle-like isoform X2 produces MRPVGLLSAGSTPRSTPRSTPIRSLSPSVARGREFRTALPGPQVKRLKVTAPKFYAVPHNRVAEEGETVRFQCAIAGHPTPWVTWDKNGSVVTPSARISVKERDDARVLEISEVTSEDAGLYRVTLENDVGRVEATARLEVIGRRGSVARGIRARSASPRTYPTFGRSLLGSAARINGRLQLQCDVRGTPSPTPSWYRNSKPLERSDRVKRFFDGRTARVEISKVRATDAGEYTCQATNVIGTTRNTCQVLVLGADDPLTLDKEAPKFLDELPADSIVMEGHSYELQVRLAGTPPFTISWLKDGREVPDSDYYRYVVYGDGGVALRLADVYPQDAGEYTCIVRNDFGEVRTKGLFAVQDYKGAPKMALQFTKTPVSVVTSKGATAQFCARVQSGRPAEFKWTVNGRDAKVLSKCKVEKDGSTSVLKITGVSFREVGKIRCTAGVAGGRGPTVSATADLQIHGDSPILGSPSLSRKDPLRSSGKRTTVVRELRTTREEKSASPAVIWPTLRSPIPRRRVNPLADSTSTPISGQKKSSARPQPLNLPQKVMGRIPPSLRRTKSLEKSSTGVGPRTTRIRSSLREVKKVKEKIAPPLSPLTSSSLKKAEVAERILSPERFTGIPVIEVPTVVVPQIREHSPSEREVPLPGTAGVQKPEVKDDAEFVTEEEGIIERILSSANDNVQKVLRKFKSELGSRENLRRANSGGEKNNSESQKIGEESTDPATATIDDSPAIKCLRILERSHSPPEDIKKRLAEVRRPSLERFEAAVILKAPSDITALRGARVVLRATYKGHPEPRVKWLRAGRELVPDNKIGITSGGGVSCLTLDSITADDAGKYIFSLENALGRDLKHASVAVEGPPDPPAGSPAVYPGIGTATVTWRSPPYDGGCMVTGYSVEMRRSDETKWTVVAEACHSLSHTIDGLQPVEEYLFRIRAENIHGASEPGLETRPVTIAEDEEQFKPAFEAREVAFEKGQLFKERYDVFEELGKGRYGVVRKVLEKATGQHLAAKFIRTIKAKDKEQVHEEVRIMNLLRHPKLLQLAAAFESPREVVMIMEYISGGELFERVVADDFTLTERDSILFMRQICEGVEYMHENNVVHLDLKPENIMCHTRTSHQIKLIDFGLAQMLKPDTPIRVLFGTPEFIPPEIINYEPIGTETDMWSVGVICYVLLTGLSPFMGDNDAETFANITRADYDFEDEAFDAISQDAKDFISALLEKRKELRMSAKQCLEHPWMAQHSEKMSRVALPTDKLKKFIIRRKWQPTTKVRTRG; encoded by the exons ATGCGTCCTGTGGGCCTGCTGTCGGCGGGATCCACGCCGAGATCCACGCCGAGATCGACGCCGATCCGCAGCTTGTCGCCGTCCGTTGCtc GAGGCCGGGAGTTCCGCACCGCGTTGCCGGGTCCACAGGTGAAACGTTTGAAGGTCACGGCGCCGAAGTTTTACGCGGTTCCGCACAACCGTGTGGCCGAAGAAGGTGAAACGGTAAGATTTCAGTGCGCGATAGCGGGACATCCGACGCCCTGGGTTACTTGGGATAAAAATGGCTCGGTAGTTACGCCGAGCGCGAGAATATCCGTGAAAGAAAGAGACGACGCCAGAGTACTGGAGATATCGGAGGTCACTTCCGAAGACGCCGGACTCTACAGAGTCACCTTGGAGAACGACGTAGGTCGGGTGGAGGCCACAGCCAGATTGGAGGTGATAG GACGACGCGGATCCGTCGCCAGGGGCATAAGGGCGCGAAGCGCGTCCCCCAGGACGTATCCAACGTTCGGAAGAAGTCTTCTAGGTTCTGCAGCCAGAATCAACGGCCGGTTACAGCTGCAATGCGACGTCAGAGGGACTCCCTCCCCCACACCCTCTTGGTACAG AAACTCGAAACCCTTGGAACGATCGGATCGCgtcaaaagatttttcgacGGACGAACGGCCAGAGTTGAAATATCGAAGGTCAGGGCGACGGACGCGGGTGAATACACCTGTCAAGCGACCAACGTCATCGGTACAACGAGAAACACCTGCCAA GTTCTGGTCCTCGGGGCCGACGATCCTTTGACTTTGGACAAAGAAGCGCCAAAATTTTTGGACGAACTACCGGCCGACTCGATCGTCATGGAGGGACATTCGTACGAACTGCAAGTGAGGCTCGCCG GTACACCACCGTTTACGATCAGCTGGTTGAAGGACGGTAGGGAAGTACCGGACAGCGATTACTACAGATACGTCGTCTACGGAGATGGTGGTGTCGCTCTCAGACTGGCCGACGTTTACCCTCAGGACGCCGGAGAATATACGTGCATAGTTCGCAACGATTTTGGGGAAGTTAGAACGAAGGGACTGTTCGCTGTTCAGGATTACAAGGGTGCTCCGAAAATGGCGCTGCAATTCACCAAGACTCCGGTTTCCGTCGTCACCTCGAAAGGAGCGACGGCGCAATTTTGCGCACGGGTCCAGTCCGGAAGACCGGCCGAATTCAAGTGGACCGTGAACGGAAGGGACGCGAAGGTCCTTTCGAAGTGTAAG GTCGAAAAGGACGGATCTACCAGCGTCCTGAAGATCACCGGGGTCTCTTTTCGCGaagtgggaaaaattcgatgcacCGCGGGAGTCGCCGGCGGTCGAGGACCGACCGTGAGCGCTACGGCGGATCTTCAGATTCACGGCGATTCCCCGATTCTCGGGTCACCCTCGTTGTCTCGCAAGGACCCGCTGAGAAGTAGCGGCAAAAGGACCACCGTCGTTCGGGAACTTCGAACGACCAGAGAGGAAAAATCGGCGAGTCCCGCGGTCATCTGGCCGACCCTCAGGAGTCCGATTCCGAGGCGACGAGTCAACCCCCTCGCTGATTCCACGTCGACTCCGATTTCcgggcaaaaaaaatcgtcggcaAGACCGCAGCCGTTGAATCTTCCGCAGAAAGTAATGGGTAGAATTCCTCCGAGTCTGAGGCGCACGAAGTCCTTGGAAAAGTCTTCGACGGGTGTCGGTCCGAGAACGACCAGGATCAGGTCGTCGTTGagggaggtgaaaaaagtgaaagaaaaaattgcgccGCCGCTGTCTCCGCTGACTTCCAGCTCCCTGAAAAAGGCGGAGGTAGCCGAGAGGATCTTATCCCCGGAGAGGTTCACGGGAATCCCGGTAATCGAGGTGCCTACGGTCGTCGTCCCTCAAATAAGAGAACACTCTCCCTCCGAAAGAGAAGTTCCACTGCCGGGAACCGCGGGTGTCCAAAAACCGGAGGTGAAAGACGACGCTGAATTCGTTACGGAGGAGGAGGGTATAATCGAGAGAATTTTATCCTCGGCGAACGACAACGTGCAGAAAGTACTTCGGAAGTTCAAGAGCGAGTTGGGTAGCAGGGAAAACTTGCGACGGGCCAATTccgggggggagaaaaataattcggaatcgcaaaaaattggcgaagaaTCGACGGATCCCGCGACGGCGACGATCGACGATTCCCCTGCGATAAAATGTCTCAGGATCCTGGAGAGGTCGCATTCGCCACCCGAGGATATCAAAAAGAGACTCGCGGAAGTGAGGAGACCGAGTCTGGAAAGATTCGAGGCTGCGGTCATCCTGAAAGCTCCTTCCGATATCACCGCTCTCAGAGGTGCGAGGGTCGTCCTGAGAGCGACGTACAAAGGACATCCGGAGCCGAGGGTCAAGTGGCTTCGAGCG GGACGGGAGCTGGTACCGGACAACAAAATTGGGATCACCAGCGGCGGAGGCGTATCGTGTCTTACTTTGGACAGCATCACAGCCGACGATGCTgggaaatacattttttcattggaAAACGCTCTCGGACGTGATCTGAAGCACGCCAGCGTAGCTGTCGAAG gtccTCCGGATCCCCCAGCTGGCTCGCCCGCAGTTTATCCTGGAATTGGTACCGCGACGGTAACCTGGAGATCACCGCCTTACGACGGAGGTTGTATGGTCACCGGATATTCCGTAGAAATGCGACGTTCGGATGAAACGAAATGGACGGTAGTCGCCGAGGCGTGTCACTCCTTGAGTCACACGATAGACGGTCTTCAACCCGTCGAGGAATACTTGTTCAGGATCAGAGCAGAGAATATACACGGCGCAAGTGAACCGGGATTGGAAACGAGGCCGGTCACGATCGCTGAAGACG AAGAACAATTCAAGCCGGCATTCGAGGCGCGCGAAGTCGCCTTCGAAAAAGGACAGCTATTCAAAGAACGTTACGATGTTTTCGAAGAACTCGGCAAGGGTCGTTACGGCGTGGTACGAAAGGTACTGGAAAAGGCAACTGGTCAACACCTGGCAGCTAAATTTATTAGAACGATAAAAGCGAAAGATAAGGAACAAGTTCACGAAGAGGTTCGCATAATGAATTTGCTCAGGCATCCGAAACTCCTTCAACTAGCAGCTGCTTTCGAAAGTCCTCGAGAAGTCGTTATGATCATGGAATA CATATCCGGTGGCGAACTCTTCGAAAGGGTCGTCGCCGATGATTTTACCCTGACGGAAAGAGACAGTATCCTTTTTATGAGACAGATCTGCGAGGGGGTCGAGTACATGCACGAAAATAACGTCGTTCATCTTGACTTGAAG CCCGAGAACATCATGTGCCACACCCGAACCTCCCACCAAATAAAACTCATAGACTTCGGTCTGGCTCAGATGCTGAAGCCGGACACACCTATCAGGGTACTTTTTGGTACCCCGGAATTTATTCCTCCGGAGATAATAAATTACGAACCCATCGGGACTGAGACGGACATGTGGAGCGTTGGCGTTATTTGTTACGTCCT actCACCGGCCTCTCGCCTTTCATGGGTGACAACGACGCTGAAACATTTGCGAATATAACGCGCGCCGATTACGATTTCGAGGACGAAGCCTTCGATGCGATATCCCAGGATGCTAAGGACTTCATAAGCGCACTgctggaaaaaagaaaaga ATTACGAATGTCGGCTAAACAGTGCCTCGAGCATCCTTGGATGGCGCAACACAGCGAAAAGATGAGTCGAGTCGCCCTACCGACTGACAAACTCAAGAAATTTATAATACGAAGAAAATGGCAG CCCACGACGAAGGTCAGGACTCGGGGTTGA
- the LOC125502087 gene encoding myosin light chain kinase, smooth muscle-like isoform X1, whose translation MRPVGLLSAGSTPRSTPRSTPIRSLSPSVARGREFRTALPGPQVKRLKVTAPKFYAVPHNRVAEEGETVRFQCAIAGHPTPWVTWDKNGSVVTPSARISVKERDDARVLEISEVTSEDAGLYRVTLENDVGRVEATARLEVIGRRGSVARGIRARSASPRTYPTFGRSLLGSAARINGRLQLQCDVRGTPSPTPSWYRNSKPLERSDRVKRFFDGRTARVEISKVRATDAGEYTCQATNVIGTTRNTCQVLVLGADDPLTLDKEAPKFLDELPADSIVMEGHSYELQVRLAGTPPFTISWLKDGREVPDSDYYRYVVYGDGGVALRLADVYPQDAGEYTCIVRNDFGEVRTKGLFAVQDYKGAPKMALQFTKTPVSVVTSKGATAQFCARVQSGRPAEFKWTVNGRDAKVLSKCKVEKDGSTSVLKITGVSFREVGKIRCTAGVAGGRGPTVSATADLQIHGDSPILGSPSLSRKDPLRSSGKRTTVVRELRTTREEKSASPAVIWPTLRSPIPRRRVNPLADSTSTPISGQKKSSARPQPLNLPQKVMGRIPPSLRRTKSLEKSSTGVGPRTTRIRSSLREVKKVKEKIAPPLSPLTSSSLKKAEVAERILSPERFTGIPVIEVPTVVVPQIREHSPSEREVPLPGTAGVQKPEVKDDAEFVTEEEGIIERILSSANDNVQKVLRKFKSELGSRENLRRANSGGEKNNSESQKIGEESTDPATATIDDSPAIKCLRILERSHSPPEDIKKRLAEVRRPSLERFEAAVILKAPSDITALRGARVVLRATYKGHPEPRVKWLRAGRELVPDNKIGITSGGGVSCLTLDSITADDAGKYIFSLENALGRDLKHASVAVEGPPDPPAGSPAVYPGIGTATVTWRSPPYDGGCMVTGYSVEMRRSDETKWTVVAEACHSLSHTIDGLQPVEEYLFRIRAENIHGASEPGLETRPVTIAEDEEQFKPAFEAREVAFEKGQLFKERYDVFEELGKGRYGVVRKVLEKATGQHLAAKFIRTIKAKDKEQVHEEVRIMNLLRHPKLLQLAAAFESPREVVMIMEYISGGELFERVVADDFTLTERDSILFMRQICEGVEYMHENNVVHLDLKPENIMCHTRTSHQIKLIDFGLAQMLKPDTPIRVLFGTPEFIPPEIINYEPIGTETDMWSVGVICYVLLTGLSPFMGDNDAETFANITRADYDFEDEAFDAISQDAKDFISALLEKRKELRMSAKQCLEHPWMAQHSEKMSRVALPTDKLKKFIIRRKWQKTGNAIRALGRMATLSANSRRNSSTNESSSPTRSLSPLVCLGEGISASPNIVNDEPTSLNVTEIERDSVETDNEIQSEITKDPSTAVISSNDDAEDEEKVEESSAESNVANEIVEDDEKREITTPRGLSSDDSCLQSNKSRDNLGAKDPRLGKSSELIGDEGAVRGRSNDYLGVNIEFCNLSKSEPDEIYLSSNKVVEISNSEETGPEETYPSSIIEPEEDETPSRRNTAELVNATIIEDIHVNGFKDATLKRTRACSERSDSGISDCSSAAPYSQGGELSSMIITEEDEDPHGSSFGIKLRTTKRTGVDIARPLSNHAHDEGQDSGLIRGPPRVHTGSVSRTARMFERDELPATKEIPTSLPRVTPSVPGKPHNDRIQKAFAFWNK comes from the exons ATGCGTCCTGTGGGCCTGCTGTCGGCGGGATCCACGCCGAGATCCACGCCGAGATCGACGCCGATCCGCAGCTTGTCGCCGTCCGTTGCtc GAGGCCGGGAGTTCCGCACCGCGTTGCCGGGTCCACAGGTGAAACGTTTGAAGGTCACGGCGCCGAAGTTTTACGCGGTTCCGCACAACCGTGTGGCCGAAGAAGGTGAAACGGTAAGATTTCAGTGCGCGATAGCGGGACATCCGACGCCCTGGGTTACTTGGGATAAAAATGGCTCGGTAGTTACGCCGAGCGCGAGAATATCCGTGAAAGAAAGAGACGACGCCAGAGTACTGGAGATATCGGAGGTCACTTCCGAAGACGCCGGACTCTACAGAGTCACCTTGGAGAACGACGTAGGTCGGGTGGAGGCCACAGCCAGATTGGAGGTGATAG GACGACGCGGATCCGTCGCCAGGGGCATAAGGGCGCGAAGCGCGTCCCCCAGGACGTATCCAACGTTCGGAAGAAGTCTTCTAGGTTCTGCAGCCAGAATCAACGGCCGGTTACAGCTGCAATGCGACGTCAGAGGGACTCCCTCCCCCACACCCTCTTGGTACAG AAACTCGAAACCCTTGGAACGATCGGATCGCgtcaaaagatttttcgacGGACGAACGGCCAGAGTTGAAATATCGAAGGTCAGGGCGACGGACGCGGGTGAATACACCTGTCAAGCGACCAACGTCATCGGTACAACGAGAAACACCTGCCAA GTTCTGGTCCTCGGGGCCGACGATCCTTTGACTTTGGACAAAGAAGCGCCAAAATTTTTGGACGAACTACCGGCCGACTCGATCGTCATGGAGGGACATTCGTACGAACTGCAAGTGAGGCTCGCCG GTACACCACCGTTTACGATCAGCTGGTTGAAGGACGGTAGGGAAGTACCGGACAGCGATTACTACAGATACGTCGTCTACGGAGATGGTGGTGTCGCTCTCAGACTGGCCGACGTTTACCCTCAGGACGCCGGAGAATATACGTGCATAGTTCGCAACGATTTTGGGGAAGTTAGAACGAAGGGACTGTTCGCTGTTCAGGATTACAAGGGTGCTCCGAAAATGGCGCTGCAATTCACCAAGACTCCGGTTTCCGTCGTCACCTCGAAAGGAGCGACGGCGCAATTTTGCGCACGGGTCCAGTCCGGAAGACCGGCCGAATTCAAGTGGACCGTGAACGGAAGGGACGCGAAGGTCCTTTCGAAGTGTAAG GTCGAAAAGGACGGATCTACCAGCGTCCTGAAGATCACCGGGGTCTCTTTTCGCGaagtgggaaaaattcgatgcacCGCGGGAGTCGCCGGCGGTCGAGGACCGACCGTGAGCGCTACGGCGGATCTTCAGATTCACGGCGATTCCCCGATTCTCGGGTCACCCTCGTTGTCTCGCAAGGACCCGCTGAGAAGTAGCGGCAAAAGGACCACCGTCGTTCGGGAACTTCGAACGACCAGAGAGGAAAAATCGGCGAGTCCCGCGGTCATCTGGCCGACCCTCAGGAGTCCGATTCCGAGGCGACGAGTCAACCCCCTCGCTGATTCCACGTCGACTCCGATTTCcgggcaaaaaaaatcgtcggcaAGACCGCAGCCGTTGAATCTTCCGCAGAAAGTAATGGGTAGAATTCCTCCGAGTCTGAGGCGCACGAAGTCCTTGGAAAAGTCTTCGACGGGTGTCGGTCCGAGAACGACCAGGATCAGGTCGTCGTTGagggaggtgaaaaaagtgaaagaaaaaattgcgccGCCGCTGTCTCCGCTGACTTCCAGCTCCCTGAAAAAGGCGGAGGTAGCCGAGAGGATCTTATCCCCGGAGAGGTTCACGGGAATCCCGGTAATCGAGGTGCCTACGGTCGTCGTCCCTCAAATAAGAGAACACTCTCCCTCCGAAAGAGAAGTTCCACTGCCGGGAACCGCGGGTGTCCAAAAACCGGAGGTGAAAGACGACGCTGAATTCGTTACGGAGGAGGAGGGTATAATCGAGAGAATTTTATCCTCGGCGAACGACAACGTGCAGAAAGTACTTCGGAAGTTCAAGAGCGAGTTGGGTAGCAGGGAAAACTTGCGACGGGCCAATTccgggggggagaaaaataattcggaatcgcaaaaaattggcgaagaaTCGACGGATCCCGCGACGGCGACGATCGACGATTCCCCTGCGATAAAATGTCTCAGGATCCTGGAGAGGTCGCATTCGCCACCCGAGGATATCAAAAAGAGACTCGCGGAAGTGAGGAGACCGAGTCTGGAAAGATTCGAGGCTGCGGTCATCCTGAAAGCTCCTTCCGATATCACCGCTCTCAGAGGTGCGAGGGTCGTCCTGAGAGCGACGTACAAAGGACATCCGGAGCCGAGGGTCAAGTGGCTTCGAGCG GGACGGGAGCTGGTACCGGACAACAAAATTGGGATCACCAGCGGCGGAGGCGTATCGTGTCTTACTTTGGACAGCATCACAGCCGACGATGCTgggaaatacattttttcattggaAAACGCTCTCGGACGTGATCTGAAGCACGCCAGCGTAGCTGTCGAAG gtccTCCGGATCCCCCAGCTGGCTCGCCCGCAGTTTATCCTGGAATTGGTACCGCGACGGTAACCTGGAGATCACCGCCTTACGACGGAGGTTGTATGGTCACCGGATATTCCGTAGAAATGCGACGTTCGGATGAAACGAAATGGACGGTAGTCGCCGAGGCGTGTCACTCCTTGAGTCACACGATAGACGGTCTTCAACCCGTCGAGGAATACTTGTTCAGGATCAGAGCAGAGAATATACACGGCGCAAGTGAACCGGGATTGGAAACGAGGCCGGTCACGATCGCTGAAGACG AAGAACAATTCAAGCCGGCATTCGAGGCGCGCGAAGTCGCCTTCGAAAAAGGACAGCTATTCAAAGAACGTTACGATGTTTTCGAAGAACTCGGCAAGGGTCGTTACGGCGTGGTACGAAAGGTACTGGAAAAGGCAACTGGTCAACACCTGGCAGCTAAATTTATTAGAACGATAAAAGCGAAAGATAAGGAACAAGTTCACGAAGAGGTTCGCATAATGAATTTGCTCAGGCATCCGAAACTCCTTCAACTAGCAGCTGCTTTCGAAAGTCCTCGAGAAGTCGTTATGATCATGGAATA CATATCCGGTGGCGAACTCTTCGAAAGGGTCGTCGCCGATGATTTTACCCTGACGGAAAGAGACAGTATCCTTTTTATGAGACAGATCTGCGAGGGGGTCGAGTACATGCACGAAAATAACGTCGTTCATCTTGACTTGAAG CCCGAGAACATCATGTGCCACACCCGAACCTCCCACCAAATAAAACTCATAGACTTCGGTCTGGCTCAGATGCTGAAGCCGGACACACCTATCAGGGTACTTTTTGGTACCCCGGAATTTATTCCTCCGGAGATAATAAATTACGAACCCATCGGGACTGAGACGGACATGTGGAGCGTTGGCGTTATTTGTTACGTCCT actCACCGGCCTCTCGCCTTTCATGGGTGACAACGACGCTGAAACATTTGCGAATATAACGCGCGCCGATTACGATTTCGAGGACGAAGCCTTCGATGCGATATCCCAGGATGCTAAGGACTTCATAAGCGCACTgctggaaaaaagaaaaga ATTACGAATGTCGGCTAAACAGTGCCTCGAGCATCCTTGGATGGCGCAACACAGCGAAAAGATGAGTCGAGTCGCCCTACCGACTGACAAACTCAAGAAATTTATAATACGAAGAAAATGGCAG AAAACTGGAAACGCCATTCGAGCGTTAGGGAGAATGGCGACTCTGTCGGCAAACAGTCGTCGCAATAGTTCGACGAACGAATCCTCGTCACCTACGCGGAGTCTGTCGCCCCTCGTTTGCCTCGGCGAAGGAATTTCCGCGTCGCCGAATATCGTCAACGACGAACCGACCTCGCTCAATGTCACCGAAATAGAAAGGGACTCCGTcgaaactgacaatgaaattcaatcgGAGATAACAAAGGATCCCTCGACAGCGGTTATTTCTTCCAACGACGATGCCGAGGACGAAGAGAAGGTCGAAGAAAGCAGCGCGGAATCGAACGTGGCGAACGAAATCGTGGAAGATGACGAAAAGCGGGAAATAACGACGCCGCGTGGATTGAGTAGCGACGATTCCTGTCTTCAGTCAAACAAATCCCGAGATAATTTGGGCGCGAAGGACCCCCGGCTTGGAAAATCCTCCGAATTGATAGGCGACGAGGGAGCCGTGAGAGGTCGTTCGAACGACTACCTCGGAGTGAATATAGAATTTTGCAATCTTAGTAAATCCGAACCGGACGAAATCTATTTGTCGAGTAACAAAGTGGTGGAGATATCGAATTCGGAGGAAACGGGACCCGAGGAGACCTATCCCTCCTCCATAATCGAACCCGAAGAGGACGAGACTCCGTCGCGGAGAAACACCGCGGAGCTAGTGAACGCCACGATAATCGAGGACATTCATGTGAACGGTTTCAAGGACGCGACCTTGAAGAGAACCAGAGCGTGCAGCGAACGGAGTGATTCTGGTATCAGCGATTGTTCGAGCGCCGCGCCGTATTCCCAAGGCGGCGAATTGTCGAGCATGATCATCACGGAGGAAGACGAAGACCCCCACGGGTCCTCATTCGGGATCAAACTGCGAACGACGAAGAGGACCGGTGTCGATATCGCCAGACCACTGTCGAATCACG CCCACGACGAAGGTCAGGACTCGGGGTTGATTCGTGGTCCACCCCGCGTCCACACCGGGAGCGTCAGTCGGACCGCGAGAATGTTCGAACGAGACGAGCTGCCGGCAACGAAGGAGATCCCGACCTCCCTGCCCCGGGTGACCCCCTCCGTACCCGGGAAACCGCACAACGACCGAATTCAGAAAGCCTTTGCGTTTTGGAACAAGTAA